A single window of Candidatus Hydrogenedentota bacterium DNA harbors:
- a CDS encoding serine/threonine protein kinase, which translates to GVVLDGRYRLERLVARGGMSEIWRARHTLLERSVALKFVRVDSDESRRLLIEEARILAAVRHPSIVEVYDCGLLEGAVPYLVMEYIDAPTLRGVLDERGTLTIDEAVAVIGALARGVHTVHERGVVHRDIKPENILYLADRAGGPPSVKLIDFGISHRASGKKHDGNVSG; encoded by the coding sequence GGCGTTGTTTTGGACGGCCGCTATCGGCTCGAACGTCTCGTTGCCCGCGGGGGCATGAGCGAGATCTGGCGCGCGCGTCACACGCTGTTGGAGCGCTCGGTCGCGCTCAAGTTCGTCCGCGTCGACAGCGACGAGTCGCGACGACTGCTCATCGAAGAGGCGCGCATCCTGGCGGCCGTTCGACACCCGTCGATCGTCGAGGTGTACGACTGCGGGCTGCTCGAAGGGGCCGTTCCGTACCTCGTGATGGAGTACATCGACGCGCCGACGCTGCGCGGGGTGCTCGACGAGCGCGGGACGCTCACGATCGACGAGGCCGTCGCGGTGATCGGCGCGCTCGCCCGAGGCGTCCACACAGTGCACGAGCGCGGCGTCGTCCACCGAGACATCAAGCCCGAGAACATCTTGTACCTCGCCGATCGCGCGGGAGGGCCGCCGTCGGTCAAGCTCATCGACTTCGGGATCTCGCACCGCGCCAGCGGCAAGAAGCACGACGGCAACGTGAGCGGA